One part of the Microbulbifer sp. THAF38 genome encodes these proteins:
- a CDS encoding fatty acid desaturase: MNNASSTSTTKRKCFWVPTVLFASTGFLALTAVPIYGLMVGYHWYQWLAFALLAALCSLSVTAGNHRLWSHRSYKAHWSLRLFFALFSAAALQNSTLTWCAAHRLHHRHIDDNDRDPYSAMRGFWFSHIDWMMHEYPSSHLDYKNVEDLKRDKIVMWQHNHYIPITLSMNLGIPIVLGLLTGDLIGMLLLAGILRIVVNHHTTFLVNSLAHMWGKRPYKNDISARDNLFLNLFVFGEGYHNYHHAFQTDYRNGIHWYQYDPTKWLIKLLSWVGITRDLKTPPAVQIQKAKLAVQFSQAKEKLGGSAHREDWLKLLENEAIQFARALENWKNLQLQRAHCRGDRIAEKWRSLALQSKIKELEFSLKMQSRRLSRLIKQCQSDSAASS, encoded by the coding sequence ATGAATAACGCTTCGTCGACATCCACAACCAAACGCAAATGCTTTTGGGTCCCCACAGTGCTGTTTGCCAGTACAGGCTTCCTGGCCCTGACCGCCGTGCCCATCTACGGGCTGATGGTTGGATATCACTGGTACCAGTGGCTCGCCTTCGCTCTATTAGCCGCACTGTGCAGTCTCTCGGTGACAGCGGGCAATCACCGGCTCTGGTCCCACAGGAGCTACAAAGCGCATTGGTCGCTACGCCTGTTCTTTGCCTTATTCAGCGCTGCTGCCCTGCAAAACTCTACCCTGACCTGGTGTGCCGCCCACCGCTTACACCACCGGCATATTGACGACAATGATCGCGACCCCTACTCAGCGATGCGCGGCTTTTGGTTTTCCCATATCGACTGGATGATGCACGAGTACCCGAGTAGTCATCTCGATTACAAAAATGTCGAGGACCTGAAGCGGGACAAGATCGTGATGTGGCAACACAATCACTATATCCCCATCACCCTCTCCATGAATCTGGGTATTCCCATCGTACTGGGGCTCCTCACCGGAGACTTGATAGGTATGCTTTTGCTCGCGGGAATACTGCGTATCGTAGTCAACCATCACACTACTTTTCTGGTGAACTCCCTCGCCCACATGTGGGGCAAGCGCCCTTATAAAAACGATATCAGTGCAAGGGATAATCTCTTTCTCAACCTGTTTGTATTCGGCGAGGGGTACCACAACTATCACCACGCCTTTCAGACCGACTACCGCAATGGTATCCACTGGTACCAATACGACCCGACCAAGTGGCTGATCAAGCTGCTGAGCTGGGTTGGCATTACCCGCGATCTGAAAACTCCTCCTGCGGTGCAGATACAAAAAGCCAAGCTGGCAGTGCAGTTCAGCCAGGCGAAGGAAAAGCTCGGGGGTAGCGCGCACAGGGAGGACTGGTTAAAGCTATTGGAGAACGAGGCCATACAGTTTGCCAGGGCACTGGAAAACTGGAAAAACCTGCAGTTACAGCGCGCCCACTGCCGCGGGGATCGAATCGCAGAAAAGTGGCGCTCACTGGCTCTTCAAAGCAAGATTAAAGAGCTGGAATTCAGCTTGAAAATGCAAAGCCGGCGCCTGAGCAGGCTGATCAAGCAGTGCCAGTCGGATTCAGCTGCCTCCTCCTGA
- a CDS encoding fatty acid desaturase, with translation MGTVSASNTVKRKRYWAPTLLFASTGFLALTAVPLYGLEYGYSWQQWLAFLIITGLCGISISAGNHRLWTHRTYKAHWMLRLWFALFSAATLQNTTLNWCSAHRLHHRYTDNNDLDPHSSKRGLWFSHLDWMMHEYPSGRKTYDNVKDLQRDKIVMWQHRHYLPIAIGMNFAICLILGLITGDIIAMFLLAGVLRMVVNHHAAFALNSFGHRWGKRKFKGDISARDNPIINVFAFGEGYHNYHHAFPADYRNGVGWFAYDPTKWLIKSLSWLGITWQLRAATKLQIYRATQEVEIERAEQQLEKLATQDQEYWRELLQRERQDFCEIFDRWQALMTQRRAIAPDNASGRWKLATIQTQIRELKFRLKMQSERLRLMMRQLPLSPATAG, from the coding sequence ATGGGTACAGTTTCGGCAAGCAATACGGTGAAAAGAAAACGTTATTGGGCACCTACACTTCTCTTCGCCAGCACGGGCTTCCTTGCGTTGACTGCCGTGCCTCTGTATGGGCTCGAATATGGCTACTCCTGGCAGCAATGGCTCGCCTTCCTAATCATTACCGGGCTGTGCGGCATTTCTATCTCCGCCGGTAACCACCGCTTATGGACCCACAGAACTTACAAAGCCCACTGGATGCTTCGCTTATGGTTTGCCCTTTTCAGCGCTGCAACCCTACAAAACACCACTTTGAACTGGTGTTCGGCACACCGGCTGCACCACCGCTATACCGACAATAATGACCTGGACCCCCACTCCTCTAAGCGGGGGCTCTGGTTTTCACACCTGGATTGGATGATGCACGAATATCCATCAGGCAGGAAAACCTATGACAATGTCAAAGACCTTCAGCGGGACAAAATTGTGATGTGGCAGCACCGTCACTATCTGCCGATCGCCATCGGTATGAACTTTGCGATCTGCCTGATCCTCGGTCTGATTACCGGCGATATTATCGCCATGTTCTTACTGGCGGGCGTGTTGCGTATGGTGGTCAATCACCATGCCGCTTTTGCCCTCAACTCTTTCGGGCACCGCTGGGGCAAAAGAAAATTTAAGGGCGATATTTCGGCTCGGGACAACCCTATTATCAATGTCTTTGCTTTTGGCGAGGGCTATCACAATTACCATCATGCCTTTCCCGCGGACTATCGCAACGGCGTTGGTTGGTTTGCCTACGATCCGACCAAATGGCTGATAAAAAGCCTCAGCTGGCTCGGCATCACCTGGCAGCTGAGAGCTGCCACAAAGCTACAGATTTATAGAGCAACTCAGGAGGTGGAAATTGAACGGGCCGAACAGCAACTGGAGAAACTAGCGACACAGGATCAGGAATACTGGCGCGAACTATTACAGCGAGAGCGCCAGGATTTCTGTGAAATATTCGATCGCTGGCAAGCACTGATGACCCAGCGTCGCGCCATAGCCCCAGATAACGCCTCGGGAAGATGGAAACTGGCAACTATTCAAACACAAATTCGCGAGCTGAAATTCAGGCTAAAAATGCAGAGCGAGCGCCTGCGACTCATGATGCGCCAGCTACCCCTGAGCCCCGCAACGGCAGGCTAG
- a CDS encoding ATP-binding protein, with protein sequence MSEPQNPVPPHHPFLLSTPEELHSLGALELAHQTGRLQGLMMDVDSGLWEWHLNSGAQRAQGDIWHLFADSADRALQALWSGTELHPVHSDERHRILSLRHRIASQGGYFDLAFRAYDITGQLRWLRFCGRATTSADGSEVITIGTCADYSEALSQRYLSSLPSERPLQALSGVGDGLWEWDLRADEMVLDDACWGILGYEVSPIRSIGRSAAEQWKARILTEDIARVEQSMLDHVRDRLPLDVEFRLWRSDGSLVWVRCRGKAQLDSRGQPVRVLGILQDVSASRETQARLERELHQQREENAHRADLLFSLSHELRTPLNAILGYSQMVELDQSLNSDQRQRLGEIRRAGQHLLHLVGDVLELARIDSRRLGPSMESVRPVELVAECKRLLEPLAETRRVSLVYEPLGWESAYICADPVRYKQVVLNLAGNAVKYNRDNGRVIINFTPQAEGWLRLSILDTGKGIPPERRSEVFEPFNRLGEEKGHIEGTGVGLAIARRLTEAMGGRIDFDSQEGQGSVFWIEFPMIDAPDALMSFSAHPQEPPKLPEGRLLLVDNRPAAADQLREMLKETPQIQCLVATDVVEAIFIARTQRPDVLLFHSEVPGMSAADLLSILQEDIATRAMRFVLVGEKPNGESYLVLPSEFDFMQLSRVLAETLGRSGRSV encoded by the coding sequence GTGTCCGAACCTCAAAACCCCGTCCCGCCCCATCACCCCTTCCTGCTGTCCACTCCGGAAGAGCTGCACTCCCTGGGTGCACTGGAGCTTGCCCATCAAACTGGTCGCCTGCAGGGGCTGATGATGGATGTGGATTCTGGCTTGTGGGAATGGCACTTGAACAGCGGTGCCCAGCGCGCCCAGGGGGATATCTGGCACCTGTTCGCCGACAGTGCCGACCGGGCCCTTCAGGCCCTGTGGTCCGGCACCGAGTTGCACCCGGTTCACTCCGATGAGCGCCACCGTATTCTCTCACTGCGCCACCGAATCGCCAGTCAGGGGGGGTATTTCGATCTCGCCTTCCGCGCCTATGACATCACCGGCCAGCTGCGCTGGCTGCGTTTTTGTGGGCGGGCGACCACCAGTGCTGACGGCAGCGAGGTGATCACCATAGGCACTTGTGCCGACTACAGCGAGGCTCTGTCCCAGCGCTACCTGTCGAGCCTGCCCAGCGAGCGGCCACTGCAGGCGCTTTCCGGGGTTGGGGACGGCTTGTGGGAGTGGGATTTACGCGCCGATGAAATGGTTCTCGACGACGCCTGCTGGGGAATTCTCGGTTACGAGGTGAGCCCCATACGCAGTATCGGGCGCTCTGCCGCCGAGCAGTGGAAGGCGCGCATCCTTACAGAGGATATAGCCAGAGTGGAACAATCCATGCTGGACCATGTGCGCGACCGCCTGCCCCTGGATGTGGAGTTCCGCTTGTGGCGCTCTGATGGCAGCCTGGTGTGGGTGCGTTGCCGCGGCAAGGCGCAGCTTGACAGTCGCGGCCAGCCGGTGCGAGTACTCGGGATTTTGCAGGATGTCAGTGCCAGCCGTGAGACCCAGGCGCGCCTGGAGCGGGAGTTGCACCAGCAGCGTGAGGAAAATGCCCACCGCGCCGATCTTTTATTCAGCCTGAGCCACGAGTTGCGCACCCCACTCAACGCCATTTTGGGATACAGCCAAATGGTGGAACTGGATCAGAGTCTGAACTCCGATCAACGCCAGCGCCTTGGGGAGATCCGCCGAGCGGGTCAACACCTATTGCACCTAGTGGGGGATGTACTGGAGCTCGCCCGTATCGATAGTCGGCGGCTCGGCCCCTCAATGGAATCGGTGCGCCCGGTGGAATTGGTGGCCGAATGTAAACGCCTGCTGGAACCTCTGGCAGAGACCCGCCGGGTCAGCCTGGTTTACGAGCCCCTCGGCTGGGAGTCCGCCTATATCTGCGCGGACCCTGTGCGCTACAAGCAAGTGGTGCTAAACCTTGCCGGCAACGCGGTGAAATACAATCGGGACAATGGCAGGGTCATTATTAACTTCACTCCCCAGGCGGAGGGATGGCTGCGCCTGAGTATTCTCGATACTGGCAAGGGAATTCCGCCGGAGCGGCGCAGTGAGGTGTTCGAACCCTTCAATCGGTTGGGAGAAGAGAAGGGCCATATCGAAGGCACCGGTGTAGGTTTGGCAATCGCCAGGCGCCTCACCGAGGCTATGGGCGGGCGTATCGACTTTGACAGTCAGGAGGGGCAGGGCTCGGTTTTCTGGATTGAGTTCCCCATGATCGACGCGCCCGATGCCCTGATGAGTTTTTCCGCCCATCCACAGGAACCGCCGAAGCTGCCGGAAGGGCGACTGCTGCTTGTGGATAACCGCCCGGCTGCGGCGGATCAGCTCAGGGAGATGCTGAAGGAGACTCCCCAGATTCAATGCCTGGTTGCCACCGATGTAGTGGAGGCCATTTTTATCGCGCGAACCCAACGCCCCGATGTGCTGCTGTTTCACAGTGAGGTACCGGGTATGTCTGCCGCCGACCTACTGTCCATTTTGCAGGAGGATATCGCCACCAGGGCTATGCGCTTTGTATTGGTTGGTGAAAAACCGAATGGGGAGAGCTACCTGGTTCTGCCGTCAGAGTTTGATTTTATGCAGTTATCCCGTGTGCTGGCGGAAACCCTTGGGCGGTCTGGGAGGTCGGTTTAA
- a CDS encoding inositol monophosphatase family protein — translation MEPMLNIALRAARKAGELIERAWERGDLMKFEEKTRNDFVTEVDKASEQEIIYHLRKAYPKHSIRAEESGLIEGAEPDYEWIIDPLDGTTNFIHGVPQFAVSIACRYRGRIEHAVVLDPIKREEFTASRGRGAALNGRRIRVSPRQGLRGALIGTGLPFNGPALENIDPYLGALKEIAGQTAGIRRPGAAALDLAYVAAGRFDGFWEMYLNTWDIAAGSLLVKEAGGLISDFRGGEDYLDSGHLVCATPKVFKPLLQIVGKHLGSVR, via the coding sequence ATGGAACCCATGCTAAATATTGCCCTGCGCGCGGCGCGCAAGGCCGGAGAATTGATCGAACGGGCCTGGGAGCGCGGCGACCTGATGAAATTCGAGGAAAAAACGCGCAACGATTTCGTCACAGAAGTGGACAAGGCTAGCGAACAGGAAATTATTTACCACCTGCGCAAGGCCTACCCCAAGCACAGCATCCGCGCTGAAGAGAGCGGCCTGATCGAAGGCGCTGAGCCCGACTACGAGTGGATTATCGACCCCCTCGACGGCACCACCAACTTTATCCACGGCGTACCCCAGTTTGCGGTATCTATTGCCTGTCGCTATCGCGGCCGCATCGAGCACGCGGTGGTACTCGACCCCATTAAGCGTGAAGAATTTACCGCGAGCCGCGGCCGCGGCGCGGCCCTGAACGGCCGTCGCATCCGCGTTTCCCCACGCCAGGGTTTGCGCGGTGCACTGATTGGCACCGGCCTACCCTTCAATGGCCCAGCTCTGGAAAATATCGACCCCTACCTGGGCGCTTTGAAAGAGATCGCCGGGCAGACCGCCGGCATCCGCCGCCCCGGCGCCGCCGCACTGGATCTGGCCTATGTAGCGGCCGGGCGCTTTGACGGCTTCTGGGAGATGTACCTGAATACCTGGGATATCGCGGCAGGCTCCCTGTTGGTCAAAGAGGCCGGTGGCCTGATCAGCGATTTCCGCGGTGGTGAGGACTACCTGGATTCCGGACACCTGGTGTGCGCCACCCCCAAGGTCTTCAAGCCACTGCTGCAGATCGTAGGCAAGCACCTGGGTTCTGTGCGCTAA
- the trmJ gene encoding tRNA (cytosine(32)/uridine(32)-2'-O)-methyltransferase TrmJ yields MAKPPLDTTPLSALDNVRVVLVNSAHPGNIGGAARALKNMGLSQLYLVAPREFPAANAVWRAAGAAELLDSAVVVDTLEEAVADCGLVVATSARERRIPWPLLTPRQCGERAVAEASSHPVALVFGREDRGLTNEELQACNYHVHIPANPEYSSLNLATAVQVLTYEVRMAALEAEKGEPVSYADWDRPPAKASDMELYFDHLQQALGELGFIDPDNPRQTMTRLRRLYSRVRPDDMELGILRGMLTAIQNYIHRSGGKGRPD; encoded by the coding sequence ATGGCCAAGCCCCCTTTAGACACGACTCCGCTCAGCGCGCTCGACAATGTGCGCGTGGTTCTGGTTAACAGCGCCCACCCCGGAAATATCGGTGGTGCCGCGCGCGCCCTGAAGAATATGGGCTTGAGCCAGCTCTATCTGGTGGCGCCGCGGGAATTCCCTGCGGCCAATGCCGTGTGGCGCGCTGCCGGTGCCGCGGAGCTGCTGGATAGCGCCGTGGTGGTGGATACTTTGGAAGAAGCGGTGGCAGATTGCGGCTTGGTGGTGGCCACCAGCGCCCGCGAGCGGCGCATTCCCTGGCCCCTGCTGACGCCGCGCCAGTGCGGCGAGCGGGCAGTGGCCGAGGCCTCCAGCCACCCGGTGGCACTGGTGTTTGGCCGAGAAGATCGCGGCCTCACTAATGAAGAGCTGCAGGCGTGCAATTACCATGTGCATATTCCCGCCAACCCGGAGTACAGCTCTCTCAATTTAGCCACCGCCGTGCAGGTACTGACCTATGAAGTACGCATGGCGGCGCTGGAGGCGGAAAAAGGCGAGCCTGTGAGCTATGCCGACTGGGACCGCCCTCCGGCTAAAGCCAGCGACATGGAGCTCTATTTCGATCACCTGCAGCAGGCGCTGGGCGAGCTCGGCTTTATCGACCCAGATAATCCCCGCCAGACCATGACCCGTTTGCGCCGACTGTATAGCCGTGTGCGCCCGGATGATATGGAGCTGGGCATCCTGCGCGGCATGCTCACCGCCATTCAGAACTATATCCACCGATCTGGTGGTAAGGGTCGTCCCGACTAG
- the iscR gene encoding Fe-S cluster assembly transcriptional regulator IscR, with amino-acid sequence MRLTTKGRYAVTAMLDLALHAERGPISLADISKRQGISLSYLEQLFSRLRQSGLVSSVRGPGGGYRLARDGEEIFVAQIIDAVNESVDATSCGGNADCANGEQCLTHYLWSDLSDQIHGFLSGISLANLVSRAEVQEVARRQDMREAPEQRVAVLGGL; translated from the coding sequence ATGCGTTTAACAACCAAAGGCCGCTATGCGGTAACCGCCATGCTGGATCTGGCGTTGCATGCAGAGCGTGGGCCGATCAGCTTGGCAGATATTTCCAAACGGCAGGGCATCTCTCTGTCCTACCTGGAACAGTTATTTTCCCGCCTGCGGCAGTCTGGGCTGGTGTCCAGTGTGCGCGGTCCCGGCGGCGGATACCGCCTGGCCCGGGATGGCGAAGAGATTTTTGTGGCTCAAATTATTGATGCGGTCAACGAATCGGTGGATGCCACCAGCTGTGGCGGCAACGCCGATTGCGCCAATGGCGAGCAGTGTCTGACCCATTACCTCTGGTCCGATTTAAGCGACCAGATTCACGGTTTCCTGAGCGGTATCAGCCTGGCCAATCTGGTGTCGCGCGCCGAGGTGCAGGAAGTGGCGCGCCGCCAGGATATGCGCGAAGCACCGGAACAGCGGGTCGCCGTACTCGGCGGTCTGTAA
- a CDS encoding IscS subfamily cysteine desulfurase has translation MKLPIYLDYSATCPVDPRVAAKMAEQLTMEGNFGNPASRSHLYGWKAEEAVENARRQVAELINADPREIVWTSGATESDNLAIKGAAHFYQGRGKHIITSKIEHKAVLDTCRQLEREGFEVTYLNPREDGIVTPQQVEEALREDTILVSLMHVNNEIGVINDIAAIGELCRSRKVIFHVDAAQSAGKLPIDLQEMKVDLMSFSAHKIYGPKGIGALYVRRKPRVRLEAQMHGGGHERGMRSGTLPTHQIVGMGEAFRIAKEEMVQEGERLVSLRNRFWDQIKDMEEVHINGSAEQRVPGNLNVSFAFVEGESLIMSLRDLAISSGSACTSASLEPSYVLRALGVNDELAHSSLRFSFGRFTSEQDVDTAAAAVRKAVEKLRELSPLWDMYKDGVDLNKIEWAAH, from the coding sequence ATGAAGCTTCCCATCTACCTGGATTATTCAGCTACCTGTCCGGTTGACCCGCGTGTCGCTGCAAAGATGGCAGAGCAGCTGACGATGGAAGGCAACTTCGGTAACCCGGCTTCCCGGTCCCACCTATACGGCTGGAAGGCCGAGGAAGCGGTGGAAAATGCCCGCCGCCAGGTGGCCGAACTGATTAATGCCGATCCCCGCGAGATCGTCTGGACCAGTGGTGCCACCGAGTCAGACAACTTGGCGATCAAAGGTGCGGCGCACTTCTACCAGGGTCGTGGCAAGCACATCATCACCTCCAAGATCGAGCACAAAGCAGTGCTGGACACCTGTCGCCAGCTGGAGCGTGAAGGCTTCGAGGTCACCTACCTGAATCCCCGTGAAGACGGCATTGTTACCCCGCAACAGGTTGAGGAAGCACTGCGTGAGGACACTATTTTGGTGAGCCTGATGCACGTGAACAACGAGATCGGTGTGATCAACGACATCGCCGCAATCGGCGAATTGTGCCGTTCGCGCAAAGTGATCTTCCATGTGGATGCGGCGCAGAGCGCGGGCAAGCTGCCCATCGACCTGCAGGAGATGAAGGTCGATTTGATGTCCTTCTCCGCCCACAAGATTTACGGCCCCAAAGGCATTGGCGCCCTGTATGTTCGCCGCAAACCCCGCGTGCGACTGGAAGCACAGATGCACGGCGGTGGCCACGAGCGCGGTATGCGTTCCGGTACCCTGCCCACCCACCAAATTGTGGGTATGGGTGAAGCTTTCCGCATTGCCAAAGAAGAAATGGTGCAAGAAGGCGAGCGTTTGGTGTCCCTGCGCAATCGTTTCTGGGATCAGATCAAAGATATGGAAGAAGTCCATATCAACGGTTCCGCCGAACAGCGCGTTCCGGGCAACTTGAATGTCAGCTTTGCCTTTGTAGAGGGTGAGAGCCTGATTATGTCCCTGCGTGACCTGGCGATTTCCTCCGGCTCCGCCTGTACCTCTGCGAGCCTGGAACCCAGCTACGTGCTGCGCGCCTTGGGCGTAAACGATGAGCTGGCACACAGCTCACTGCGTTTCAGCTTCGGCCGCTTCACCAGCGAGCAGGATGTGGATACCGCAGCGGCCGCCGTGCGCAAGGCGGTGGAGAAACTGCGTGAATTATCGCCGCTTTGGGATATGTACAAAGACGGTGTCGACCTGAACAAGATTGAATGGGCCGCTCACTAA
- the iscU gene encoding Fe-S cluster assembly scaffold IscU — MAYSDKVIDHYEHPRNVGRMDDKANNVGTGMVGAPACGDVMRLQIQVNDAGVIEDAKFKTYGCGSAIASSSLLTEWVKGKTIDEAEQIKNTAIAEELALPPVKIHCSVLAEDAIKAAVRNIREKRGESAEAADAQESAAG; from the coding sequence ATGGCCTATAGCGATAAAGTAATTGACCACTACGAACACCCCCGCAACGTCGGACGTATGGACGACAAGGCGAACAACGTGGGCACCGGCATGGTGGGTGCGCCCGCCTGTGGTGACGTGATGCGCCTGCAGATTCAGGTGAACGATGCGGGTGTGATTGAAGATGCCAAGTTCAAAACCTACGGTTGCGGCTCTGCCATCGCCTCCAGCTCGCTGCTCACCGAATGGGTAAAAGGCAAGACCATCGATGAGGCGGAGCAGATCAAAAATACTGCCATCGCCGAAGAGCTGGCCCTGCCGCCGGTGAAGATTCACTGTTCCGTGCTGGCGGAAGATGCGATCAAGGCCGCTGTGCGCAATATCCGTGAAAAGCGCGGTGAGTCTGCCGAAGCCGCTGACGCGCAGGAATCCGCCGCAGGTTAA
- the iscA gene encoding iron-sulfur cluster assembly protein IscA, translating to MAITMTEAAQAHIKSQLAKRGTGIGIRVGVKTAGCSGLAYVLEFVDSAEAEDVVFEQDDVKLIVDPKSLVYLDGTQLDFVKEGLNEGFTFTNPNVKNECGCGESFHV from the coding sequence TTGGCTATTACCATGACCGAGGCCGCTCAGGCTCATATTAAGAGTCAGCTGGCCAAGCGCGGCACAGGTATCGGTATTCGTGTGGGTGTGAAGACCGCCGGGTGCTCAGGCCTTGCCTACGTACTGGAATTTGTCGATTCGGCAGAGGCCGAAGACGTGGTGTTCGAGCAGGATGATGTAAAGCTGATCGTGGACCCCAAGAGCCTGGTTTACCTGGACGGTACCCAGCTCGATTTCGTCAAGGAAGGGCTCAACGAGGGCTTTACCTTCACCAACCCCAACGTTAAGAATGAGTGTGGCTGCGGCGAGAGTTTTCACGTCTGA
- the hscB gene encoding Fe-S protein assembly co-chaperone HscB: MATNLTHFEIFGLEPAFELDRSALAARYRELQREFHPDKYASKSEREQLLAIQMAAQINEAHTVLRDPVQRAAYLLKLAGVEVPPEQTTADTEFLMQQMLLRERLEEVREQPNPAVALEELADEVDGLYRGEQRQFAETYAAGKFSEAEDSLRKQQFLVKLQSQVEELEADLFGD, translated from the coding sequence ATGGCAACCAACCTGACCCATTTCGAAATATTCGGGCTAGAGCCCGCCTTTGAGCTCGATCGCAGCGCCCTGGCCGCGCGCTATCGGGAATTACAGCGGGAATTCCACCCGGACAAATACGCCTCCAAATCCGAGCGCGAACAGCTGCTCGCTATCCAGATGGCCGCGCAGATCAATGAAGCCCACACGGTTCTTCGCGATCCAGTACAGCGCGCCGCCTACCTGCTCAAACTCGCTGGAGTGGAAGTGCCGCCGGAGCAGACCACCGCCGATACAGAATTCCTGATGCAGCAAATGCTGCTGCGCGAGCGTCTCGAAGAAGTGCGCGAACAGCCAAATCCCGCCGTCGCCCTGGAGGAACTTGCCGATGAGGTCGATGGCCTCTACCGGGGTGAACAGCGGCAATTTGCCGAGACCTATGCCGCAGGCAAGTTCAGCGAAGCCGAGGACTCCCTGCGCAAGCAGCAGTTTCTGGTGAAGCTGCAATCGCAGGTGGAAGAGCTGGAAGCCGATTTGTTCGGCGATTAA
- the hscA gene encoding Fe-S protein assembly chaperone HscA: MALLQISEPGQSPDPHQRKYAVGIDLGTTNSLVATVRSGSAEAIAAEDGSVILPSAVHYSREGITVGAEARARAAADPYNTMLSIKRLMGRGVADVKSLGEQLPYHFSDSNGGMPTIETAAGPVNPVQVSAEILKKLAQRGRDALYGKAGGELDGAVITVPAYFDDAQRQATKDAAKLAGLKVLRLLNEPTAAAVAYGLDRGEEGVIAVYDLGGGTFDISILRLSRGVFEVMATGGDTALGGDDFDRIIAAWIAEQAGLGTDLDASAQRRLLDSACAAKEALANVEQVELHHGDWTGVLDREAMASLLDPLIDKTLRACKRALRDADIGVDEVQEVVLVGGSTRTLRVRERVEDYFGRAPHAEIDPDQVVAIGAALQADVLVGNKSDDDLLLLDVIPLSLGLETMGGLTEKLIARNTTIPVSKAQEFTTFKDGQTAMAIHVVQGERELVSDCRSLARFELRGIPAMVAGAAHIRVTFQVDADGLLSVTAMEKSSGVSADIVVKPSYGLEDKDIARMLQESYTHAAEDIALRALREAQVEAERTLESLLVALRENGAQLLEEHELSELEHAMEALRLAHNAGDAEEIRLRMEALNKLSEPFAARRMDASIKRAMRGHSLDEFDK, encoded by the coding sequence ATGGCATTACTGCAGATTTCTGAACCGGGACAGAGCCCCGACCCCCATCAGCGCAAATACGCGGTGGGCATCGACCTGGGCACCACCAACTCGCTGGTGGCCACGGTGCGCAGCGGCTCGGCAGAAGCCATTGCTGCAGAGGATGGCAGTGTCATTCTGCCCTCGGCGGTGCATTACAGCCGTGAGGGTATCACTGTTGGCGCCGAGGCCCGCGCCCGCGCCGCTGCGGATCCCTACAACACCATGCTATCGATCAAGCGTTTGATGGGCCGCGGTGTGGCGGATGTGAAAAGCCTGGGTGAGCAGCTGCCTTACCATTTTTCCGACAGTAATGGCGGCATGCCCACTATCGAAACCGCTGCCGGACCGGTCAATCCGGTGCAGGTGTCTGCGGAAATTCTCAAAAAGCTGGCCCAGCGCGGCCGCGATGCACTTTACGGCAAAGCCGGCGGGGAGCTCGACGGCGCGGTGATCACCGTGCCGGCCTACTTTGACGACGCCCAGCGCCAGGCCACCAAAGATGCGGCCAAGCTGGCCGGTCTCAAGGTACTGCGCCTACTCAACGAGCCCACTGCGGCGGCGGTGGCCTACGGCCTCGACCGGGGAGAAGAGGGCGTGATCGCCGTTTATGACCTGGGCGGTGGCACCTTTGATATTTCTATTCTGCGTCTGTCCCGCGGCGTTTTCGAAGTAATGGCCACCGGCGGCGACACCGCACTGGGTGGTGATGACTTTGACCGCATTATCGCTGCTTGGATTGCCGAGCAGGCGGGCCTCGGCACCGACCTGGATGCGTCCGCCCAGCGGCGGTTGCTGGATAGCGCCTGTGCCGCCAAGGAAGCCCTGGCCAATGTTGAACAGGTAGAGCTTCACCATGGGGACTGGACCGGTGTGCTCGATCGGGAAGCCATGGCTTCACTGTTGGACCCTCTAATCGACAAGACCCTGCGCGCCTGTAAGCGCGCCCTGCGCGATGCGGATATCGGCGTGGATGAAGTACAGGAAGTCGTTCTGGTGGGCGGTTCCACTCGTACGCTGCGGGTGCGGGAACGGGTTGAAGACTATTTTGGCCGGGCGCCCCACGCGGAGATCGATCCGGATCAAGTGGTGGCAATTGGTGCCGCCCTGCAGGCCGATGTGCTCGTGGGCAACAAGTCCGATGACGACCTGCTGCTGCTGGATGTAATCCCCCTGTCTCTGGGACTCGAGACCATGGGTGGGCTTACCGAGAAGTTGATCGCGCGCAATACCACTATTCCGGTGTCTAAAGCCCAGGAGTTCACCACTTTTAAAGATGGCCAAACTGCTATGGCGATTCACGTGGTGCAGGGTGAGCGGGAGCTGGTCAGCGACTGTCGCTCGCTAGCGCGCTTCGAATTGCGCGGTATTCCCGCAATGGTGGCGGGTGCTGCCCATATCCGCGTGACATTCCAAGTGGATGCAGATGGCCTGCTTTCTGTGACCGCCATGGAAAAGAGCAGTGGCGTCAGCGCGGATATCGTGGTGAAACCTTCCTACGGCCTGGAGGATAAGGACATTGCGCGCATGCTGCAGGAATCCTATACCCATGCCGCCGAGGATATCGCCCTGCGCGCCCTGCGCGAGGCCCAGGTAGAAGCGGAACGGACCCTGGAGAGCCTGCTGGTTGCCCTGCGTGAAAACGGTGCCCAGTTGCTGGAAGAGCATGAGTTGAGCGAGCTGGAACACGCCATGGAAGCTCTGCGGCTGGCTCAC